Proteins from a genomic interval of Sphingobacterium sp. SYP-B4668:
- the dcm gene encoding DNA (cytosine-5-)-methyltransferase translates to MAKKIKVIELFAGVGGFHLGLTQASSKYEVVWSNQWEPATKSQPASDIYRARFPETAHSNSDIAAVIEEDFESIPDHDLLVGGFPCQDYSVASTLKRSGGIEGKKGVLWWSIHDILRLKKENRPKYLFLENVDRLIKSPAKQRGRDFAIMLASLSDLGYAVEWRIINAAEYGLPQRRRRIFIMAYHESSTLYKELTNTDSQKWIKEDGVLADAFPVGVDSGISRRFDISGTLDYVTAYFNKDKGIAESAFENTGVMINREVYTIKTVPDYTGAYTQLKDILINEHDVPENYFINAADLDKWTYLKGAKSELRVNKAAGFEYNYSEGPMIFPDALDKPSRTIITGEGGTAPSRFKHVIQTASGRLRRLTPLELERLNMFPDDHTKEAPDVKRAFFMGNALVVGIIERIGKALIKRVS, encoded by the coding sequence ATGGCAAAAAAAATTAAGGTAATTGAACTCTTTGCAGGAGTTGGTGGTTTTCATTTGGGCTTGACCCAGGCATCTAGTAAATACGAGGTGGTATGGAGCAACCAGTGGGAGCCAGCGACCAAAAGTCAACCTGCGTCTGATATTTATAGGGCCCGTTTTCCAGAGACCGCACATTCCAATAGTGATATTGCAGCAGTTATTGAAGAAGATTTTGAATCTATACCTGATCATGATTTGTTAGTAGGAGGATTTCCGTGCCAAGATTATTCCGTAGCTAGTACATTAAAAAGGTCGGGTGGTATTGAGGGTAAAAAAGGTGTGCTTTGGTGGTCTATACACGATATATTGAGGCTTAAGAAAGAGAACAGACCCAAATATCTTTTCTTGGAAAATGTAGATCGTTTGATTAAGTCTCCTGCCAAACAACGAGGACGCGATTTTGCTATTATGTTGGCTTCATTATCTGATTTAGGATATGCGGTCGAATGGCGTATTATCAACGCTGCGGAGTATGGCTTGCCGCAACGTCGTAGACGTATCTTTATCATGGCCTATCATGAAAGCTCAACCCTGTACAAGGAGCTGACGAATACTGATAGCCAGAAATGGATTAAAGAAGATGGTGTGCTGGCCGATGCGTTTCCGGTAGGAGTCGACAGTGGTATATCTCGCAGATTTGATATCTCGGGAACATTGGACTATGTGACTGCATATTTCAATAAAGATAAGGGGATCGCTGAAAGCGCATTCGAAAATACGGGTGTAATGATCAATAGGGAGGTATATACAATTAAGACTGTGCCGGACTATACGGGGGCGTATACCCAATTGAAAGATATTTTGATTAATGAGCATGACGTGCCTGAAAATTATTTTATCAATGCGGCCGATTTAGATAAGTGGACCTATTTGAAGGGCGCTAAAAGTGAACTACGTGTGAATAAGGCGGCAGGATTTGAGTACAATTATTCAGAGGGGCCCATGATATTCCCCGATGCTCTCGATAAGCCTTCCCGAACTATCATCACAGGTGAGGGAGGAACAGCCCCCTCGCGATTTAAGCATGTAATACAGACAGCTTCGGGTAGATTGAGAAGATTGACACCTTTAGAGTTGGAGCGGTTAAACATGTTTCCTGATGATCACACCAAAGAGGCTCCAGATGTAAAGCGTGCCTTCTTCATGGGAAATGCCCTGGTGGTTGGCATTATTGAACGAATTGGTAAAGCATTAATAAAAAGGGTTTCGTAA
- a CDS encoding MutH/Sau3AI family endonuclease: protein MKTSSHIPAPLPYDKQDKESILRYAQKLIGKSLREELDIDDGSALQRMGKGRFGNMVEELYFKYSPNSAAYADFPEAGLELKTTPLKQIGKGLSSKERLVFNIINYMEEYKATFATSSFWIKNKELLLLFYLHDGEQIPLDYCFKIVRLWRFPVEDLKIIIDDWNTIVNKIREGRAHELSEGDTLYLGACTKGASKNSMREQPFSSVRAMQRAFSLKSKYLNFIIEQSFRNVSHIIDENEYEYVLREDKQTHPEYSRFRDPGLQEVESAVKSVDQYRPGQTFEELVQERFDAYLGWSDQELMAHFDLQIIPSAKNRYKVICNRILGVKGKRIAEFEKADVEMKTIVLDYNGALRESMSFQQIKYKDIVDEQWSDSYFYHVLSKRFFFVVFQKDAVGEPCLLKVFFWTMPTADLQVAKLFWEDTKTKIIRDDFENFIKIADRRICHVRPKGRDANDLMETASGRWEKKKAYWLNSGYIKKIVTDQNIASRL, encoded by the coding sequence ATGAAAACCTCTAGCCATATACCAGCTCCATTACCTTATGATAAACAGGATAAGGAGTCGATATTGCGGTATGCGCAGAAACTGATTGGGAAATCGCTCCGTGAAGAATTGGACATAGACGACGGCTCTGCACTACAGCGTATGGGCAAAGGTCGATTCGGGAATATGGTAGAAGAGCTGTATTTCAAATATAGTCCCAACTCGGCAGCCTATGCAGACTTTCCAGAAGCTGGTCTAGAACTAAAGACCACACCGTTGAAACAAATTGGAAAGGGACTGTCATCCAAGGAACGTCTGGTATTCAATATCATTAACTATATGGAAGAATATAAGGCAACTTTTGCGACTAGTTCGTTTTGGATTAAAAACAAGGAACTTCTGTTGCTCTTCTATTTGCATGATGGTGAACAAATCCCTTTAGACTATTGTTTCAAAATTGTTCGATTATGGCGGTTTCCGGTTGAGGATCTCAAGATTATCATCGATGACTGGAATACTATTGTTAATAAGATACGGGAAGGACGAGCCCACGAACTGTCAGAAGGAGACACCTTGTATTTGGGTGCCTGTACCAAGGGGGCAAGCAAAAATAGTATGCGTGAGCAGCCTTTTTCTTCTGTACGGGCTATGCAACGGGCTTTTTCCTTAAAATCCAAATACTTGAATTTTATAATCGAGCAGTCTTTCAGAAATGTTTCACATATTATAGATGAAAACGAGTATGAATATGTATTGAGGGAAGATAAGCAAACTCATCCGGAATATTCTAGATTTCGTGACCCGGGGCTACAGGAAGTGGAATCCGCTGTTAAATCCGTAGATCAATATAGACCGGGTCAGACTTTTGAAGAATTGGTGCAAGAACGGTTTGACGCCTACCTAGGCTGGTCGGATCAGGAGTTAATGGCCCATTTCGATTTGCAAATAATCCCCTCAGCCAAAAATCGTTATAAGGTGATTTGTAACCGTATTCTGGGAGTAAAGGGGAAGCGTATCGCGGAGTTCGAAAAGGCGGATGTAGAGATGAAGACAATTGTGTTGGACTACAATGGTGCGTTGAGGGAGAGTATGTCATTTCAACAGATTAAATATAAGGACATCGTTGATGAACAGTGGTCGGATTCTTATTTTTATCACGTATTGTCGAAACGCTTTTTCTTTGTCGTTTTTCAAAAAGATGCGGTTGGCGAGCCCTGTCTCCTGAAGGTCTTCTTTTGGACTATGCCTACTGCGGATCTGCAGGTAGCAAAGCTATTTTGGGAGGATACCAAGACTAAGATTATTCGGGATGATTTCGAAAATTTTATCAAGATAGCAGATCGAAGGATTTGCCACGTCCGACCCAAAGGGCGTGATGCCAATGATTTGATGGAAACGGCCTCTGGTCGTTGGGAAAAGAAAAAGGCTTACTGGCTAAATAGTGGGTATATAAAGAAAATCGTTACGGATCAAAATATAGCTTCCAGATTATAA
- a CDS encoding GH1 family beta-glucosidase produces MLLTKDAFGKDFIWGVSTAAYQIEGAHDLDGKGPSIWDIFVQKRNKIFQNHKGDIACDFYNRYIDDLQLMHSLNIRNYRFSIAWSRILPNGIGEVNQSGIDFYNRLINLSLELGITPWVTLYHWDLPHNLEQKGGWTNRDIKDWFSQYVAICVTNFGDRVNHWMVLNEPTVFSAAGYFFGVHAPGKRGIDYFLAAAHHAALSQAEGARIIKSLRNNSIVGTTFSCSHVEPFTNREKDIIAAKKADVLLNRLFIEPLLGMGYPTDEIKALKRIEKYMKPNDEKELSFNMDFIGIQNYTREIIKHALFVPFLRAKIVTAKQRKVEMTAMNWEVYPASMYHVLKKFAAYPNIPPILVTENGAAFPDKVENGGVEDSRRLQYLQQIIQQVHRAKLEGVDVKGYFIWTFLDNFEWAEGYEPRFGLVHVDFQTQKRIVKSSGKWYADFLK; encoded by the coding sequence ATGCTTTTAACGAAAGATGCCTTTGGCAAGGATTTTATTTGGGGAGTATCGACTGCAGCATATCAAATCGAAGGCGCTCATGATCTAGATGGGAAAGGTCCGTCTATCTGGGATATATTTGTACAGAAGCGGAATAAAATATTTCAAAACCATAAAGGGGATATTGCCTGTGACTTCTACAATCGCTACATCGATGACCTGCAGTTGATGCACAGCTTAAATATTCGCAATTATAGGTTTTCCATTGCCTGGAGCCGTATACTTCCGAACGGTATAGGTGAGGTAAACCAATCGGGTATAGATTTCTATAATAGACTTATCAATCTGTCACTTGAATTGGGCATCACACCTTGGGTAACACTATATCATTGGGACCTACCGCACAACCTTGAACAAAAAGGAGGCTGGACAAACCGAGACATCAAGGATTGGTTTAGCCAATATGTGGCCATCTGTGTAACCAATTTTGGAGATCGAGTCAATCACTGGATGGTCCTAAACGAACCAACGGTATTTAGCGCTGCTGGTTACTTCTTTGGGGTACACGCTCCAGGAAAAAGGGGCATAGACTATTTCTTAGCAGCAGCACATCACGCAGCATTATCACAAGCTGAAGGAGCTCGGATAATTAAATCACTGCGAAACAACAGTATCGTCGGTACAACTTTTTCCTGCTCCCATGTAGAACCATTTACAAATCGTGAAAAAGATATCATTGCAGCAAAGAAAGCAGATGTACTCCTCAATCGGTTATTTATTGAACCTCTACTAGGAATGGGCTATCCGACCGATGAAATTAAGGCATTAAAACGTATCGAGAAGTACATGAAGCCTAACGATGAAAAGGAGTTAAGCTTTAACATGGACTTTATCGGTATACAAAATTATACGCGAGAAATCATCAAACATGCCCTATTCGTTCCGTTTCTTAGAGCTAAAATAGTGACGGCGAAGCAACGTAAGGTAGAAATGACAGCCATGAATTGGGAAGTCTACCCAGCTTCTATGTACCATGTGCTGAAAAAATTTGCTGCATATCCAAATATCCCGCCCATCCTCGTCACCGAGAATGGTGCCGCCTTCCCAGATAAAGTAGAAAATGGTGGCGTGGAGGATTCTAGACGACTACAATACCTGCAACAAATTATTCAACAGGTACATAGAGCTAAGTTAGAGGGAGTTGATGTAAAGGGTTACTTTATATGGACATTCTTAGATAACTTTGAATGGGCTGAAGGTTATGAGCCTCGGTTTGGATTGGTTCACGTCGATTTCCAAACTCAAAAACGTATTGTCAAATCTTCAGGAAAATGGTATGCCGACTTTCTAAAGTAA
- a CDS encoding alpha-L-rhamnosidase — MNNKLYASAFLIFCILGLTSGRKKTTIAVVDLRCENLINPLAIDNTQPHLSWKITHTDGNTQQAFYQIQVASDSTALADKNLADRWDSGKTKSSSSVLVSYRGHPLTSRMHSYWRVRIWNEKNQISEWSTIQRFGIGIIGDDKLQGAFIGLQEVQSPLVQKKFQLSKVETTLIHVNALGYFELYINGKKVTADVLAPAVSHLDKRSLINTYDITNYLRTGNNVIVMWLGTGWFKPTTGFDVKFNGAVVRAQIDVFRNKEWHTILHTDSSWKGSPTGYSDSGTWRALSFGGERIDANLNPSTLTNKSMDNRIWLPVEEVDIPLHQASPQMVEPNRITQTLTAKNIKRLQDSVWLIDMGKATNGWLEVEFNGLRHKQELQLEYSDHLDKDGNFADQGQRDIYIATGTPKEIFQNKFNHHAFQYVRITNLAIAPHLKDVKAHLIHTNFQNGSSFACSDTDLNAIHDMIQYTMRNISFSGYQVDCPHLERAGYGGDGNSSTNTFQTMYGASPLFANWVQAWSDAMREEGSLPHVAPNPGAGGGGPYWCGFFVMAPWRTHVNYGDARLITKYYEEMKSWVGYVDKYTVDGLLKRWPDTKYRDWFLGDWLAPIGVDAGNQISVDLVNNCFISECFATLEKIATVLGQTKDATAFATRRSRLNTLLHKTFFNPSDNTYATGSQLDMSYPMLTGVTPPELVAVVKAKLLALTKERHNDHIAVGLVGVPILTQWAIENDVPDFMYNMLKKRDYPGYLHMIDNGATTTWEYWSGERSRIHNCYNGVGTWFYQVVAGIRPDENRPGYQHMTIKPQIPNGITWVKSHIDSPYGKIVVDWSIRDRQLLLDIQLPVGSSATFIAPENTQIVMWNRKRAESKQTLELMNGKHTLVLERLP; from the coding sequence ATGAACAATAAGCTTTACGCATCCGCCTTCCTAATCTTTTGTATCCTTGGCTTGACGAGTGGACGCAAGAAAACAACTATCGCAGTTGTTGATTTACGATGTGAAAATCTAATCAATCCTCTTGCCATTGACAACACACAGCCTCATCTAAGTTGGAAAATAACACATACGGATGGAAATACGCAGCAAGCCTTCTACCAAATACAGGTTGCATCAGACAGTACGGCCTTGGCGGATAAGAATCTAGCAGATAGATGGGACTCAGGAAAGACTAAATCCTCATCCTCTGTGCTCGTTTCTTATAGAGGTCATCCACTCACATCTAGGATGCATTCTTATTGGCGAGTACGTATCTGGAATGAAAAAAATCAAATTTCTGAATGGAGTACCATCCAGCGCTTCGGCATTGGAATAATCGGAGACGACAAATTGCAAGGGGCATTCATCGGTTTACAGGAGGTACAAAGTCCATTGGTACAGAAAAAATTTCAGCTTTCCAAAGTAGAAACGACATTAATCCATGTCAATGCCTTAGGTTATTTTGAGCTTTACATCAATGGCAAAAAAGTAACTGCAGATGTATTGGCACCTGCGGTCTCGCATCTTGATAAAAGATCCTTGATCAATACCTATGATATCACGAACTACCTAAGGACTGGTAACAATGTTATTGTGATGTGGCTAGGCACAGGATGGTTTAAACCAACCACAGGTTTTGATGTTAAATTTAATGGAGCAGTCGTGCGTGCCCAGATAGATGTATTTCGAAACAAAGAATGGCATACTATCTTACACACAGACTCTTCTTGGAAAGGATCTCCTACAGGATATAGTGACAGCGGCACATGGCGCGCATTATCCTTCGGAGGCGAACGCATTGATGCCAATCTCAACCCCTCTACATTGACCAATAAAAGTATGGATAATCGTATATGGCTGCCCGTTGAAGAGGTGGATATTCCGCTTCATCAGGCAAGTCCACAGATGGTAGAGCCCAATCGTATCACCCAAACTCTTACCGCTAAAAACATCAAACGACTCCAAGATAGTGTCTGGTTAATTGATATGGGAAAAGCAACAAATGGTTGGCTCGAAGTGGAATTCAATGGGCTACGACATAAACAAGAGCTCCAGCTTGAATATTCAGATCACTTGGATAAAGACGGTAACTTTGCGGATCAAGGACAGCGCGATATTTACATCGCAACCGGAACCCCAAAAGAAATCTTTCAAAATAAATTCAATCATCACGCCTTTCAATACGTACGTATTACCAATTTAGCGATTGCCCCCCATCTGAAGGATGTAAAAGCCCATTTGATACACACCAACTTTCAAAACGGCTCCTCTTTCGCCTGCTCAGATACGGACTTGAATGCGATTCACGATATGATTCAATATACCATGCGTAACATTAGCTTTAGCGGCTATCAGGTTGATTGCCCACATTTGGAACGGGCCGGTTATGGAGGTGATGGCAACTCTTCTACAAATACATTCCAAACGATGTATGGTGCATCGCCCCTATTCGCCAATTGGGTGCAGGCGTGGTCAGATGCTATGCGCGAGGAAGGCAGCCTCCCCCATGTAGCTCCTAATCCCGGAGCGGGCGGCGGTGGTCCGTATTGGTGTGGCTTTTTTGTAATGGCACCATGGCGTACCCATGTCAATTATGGTGACGCTAGACTGATAACAAAGTACTATGAAGAGATGAAATCTTGGGTAGGATATGTAGATAAATATACGGTTGATGGTTTGTTAAAGCGCTGGCCCGATACCAAATACCGAGATTGGTTTTTGGGAGATTGGCTAGCCCCAATTGGAGTGGACGCAGGGAACCAAATATCGGTCGACTTGGTCAACAACTGTTTTATAAGTGAGTGTTTTGCAACCCTAGAAAAGATTGCAACAGTATTAGGCCAAACCAAGGATGCAACGGCTTTTGCAACCCGTAGAAGCAGGCTCAATACCCTTCTACATAAAACATTCTTCAATCCATCCGACAACACTTATGCAACTGGCTCCCAATTGGACATGAGCTATCCTATGCTCACGGGAGTAACACCTCCTGAGCTGGTAGCGGTAGTTAAAGCCAAGCTTCTTGCCCTAACGAAAGAAAGGCACAATGACCATATTGCTGTAGGACTTGTAGGGGTACCTATATTGACGCAATGGGCGATAGAAAATGATGTACCAGACTTCATGTACAACATGCTGAAAAAACGGGACTATCCGGGTTATCTTCATATGATAGACAACGGTGCAACTACAACTTGGGAATATTGGAGCGGGGAAAGAAGCCGTATACACAATTGCTATAATGGCGTTGGTACCTGGTTTTACCAAGTGGTGGCTGGAATCCGCCCGGACGAAAACCGTCCCGGCTATCAGCATATGACAATCAAGCCACAAATCCCTAACGGAATCACGTGGGTCAAATCTCACATAGATAGCCCTTACGGAAAAATCGTGGTGGATTGGTCAATCAGAGACCGTCAATTACTCCTAGACATACAACTACCTGTTGGCAGCAGCGCAACCTTTATCGCTCCCGAAAACACCCAAATAGTTATGTGGAACAGAAAGCGCGCGGAAAGTAAACAAACATTGGAGCTAATGAACGGTAAACACACCCTCGTACTGGAGAGACTTCCCTAA
- a CDS encoding DUF6377 domain-containing protein gives MRRTLLAIFCLVFSCHAVYASKAIDSLLKVLDKTIADREAFTLNKEMRIDAIKKKLKKQGFLDDQYRLNGDIISEYQSFKCDSALVYIERNVQIASALKSDNYLSESKLRFAFVASMSGLFTQAAEIFDTIDYDTLPHHLKVLYWWSHIRYNENLIKYSDSPKYRAKYELENKKSRDLLMALLDSKSEMYLKEKAFKLKGDGDYSTSAQIQEQLFIGEEPNSHGYAMSAMGLAMVHRELNNPELEEKYLILAAITDTRLAVKENESLLTLAIHLYDKNDVSRAYNYVRAALDDANFYNSRFRNAVIARTQPIIEATYLAKIEHQRKNLHLYAITVSIFAFVLILSLYFLYRQNKIVSTSRKKLSRTNDQLTAVNQRLDEANLIREKYIGYYINQCAVYLDKLDEYRRNINRKIKSGQLAGLQEISSSTTTLDRDAQELYQDFDRTFLEVYPTFVDELNLLLREEERFKLNKGQLNTELRIFALIRLGITDVNQIATFLRYSLQTIYNYKSKMKGKALVDSDHFEEKVKKIGMFVA, from the coding sequence ATGAGAAGAACACTACTAGCCATATTTTGTCTTGTTTTTTCCTGCCATGCTGTCTACGCTTCTAAAGCTATTGATTCTTTATTGAAGGTGTTGGACAAGACCATTGCAGATCGCGAAGCATTTACCTTAAACAAGGAAATGCGCATAGATGCTATAAAGAAGAAATTGAAAAAGCAGGGTTTCCTGGATGATCAATATCGACTTAACGGTGATATCATTTCTGAATACCAATCGTTTAAATGTGATTCGGCATTGGTTTATATTGAGCGGAATGTGCAAATAGCCAGTGCTTTGAAAAGCGATAATTATCTTTCGGAAAGTAAATTGCGATTTGCTTTTGTCGCTTCAATGTCCGGCCTGTTTACCCAAGCCGCGGAAATCTTTGATACGATTGATTATGACACTCTACCTCATCATCTCAAGGTCTTATATTGGTGGAGCCATATACGCTACAATGAAAACCTCATTAAGTATAGTGATAGTCCTAAATACAGAGCTAAATATGAGTTAGAAAACAAAAAATCAAGAGATTTGCTAATGGCATTACTAGATTCCAAAAGTGAAATGTATCTCAAAGAAAAAGCCTTTAAGCTAAAGGGAGACGGTGATTATTCAACATCCGCCCAAATCCAGGAACAGCTCTTTATCGGAGAAGAGCCCAATTCACACGGCTATGCCATGAGTGCAATGGGATTGGCGATGGTACATCGAGAGTTGAACAACCCTGAGTTAGAGGAGAAATACCTGATTTTGGCTGCTATCACCGACACTCGACTTGCCGTGAAGGAAAATGAATCCTTACTCACCTTGGCAATACATCTTTATGATAAGAATGATGTAAGCAGAGCGTACAACTATGTGCGAGCGGCTTTAGATGATGCTAATTTCTATAACTCTCGATTTCGTAACGCAGTCATAGCACGAACACAACCGATCATAGAAGCTACCTATCTAGCAAAGATAGAGCATCAACGTAAAAATTTGCATCTATATGCAATAACAGTTAGCATATTTGCTTTTGTATTGATTTTATCGCTATATTTTCTATATCGACAGAATAAAATCGTATCTACGTCCAGAAAGAAGCTTAGTCGTACGAATGATCAATTGACAGCGGTCAATCAACGTTTGGATGAAGCCAATCTTATTCGGGAAAAGTATATTGGATATTATATTAACCAATGTGCTGTATATCTGGACAAGCTCGATGAGTATCGGAGGAATATCAATCGCAAGATTAAATCTGGTCAACTGGCAGGATTGCAGGAGATTAGTTCGTCGACGACTACATTGGATAGGGATGCACAGGAATTATATCAGGATTTTGATCGAACGTTCTTAGAGGTCTATCCAACTTTTGTAGATGAACTCAATTTATTGCTTCGAGAAGAGGAACGTTTTAAATTGAACAAAGGGCAGTTGAATACAGAGTTGCGGATTTTTGCCTTGATTCGTTTGGGAATAACGGACGTTAATCAAATAGCCACATTTTTGCGCTATTCTTTGCAGACGATCTATAATTACAAGAGCAAGATGAAAGGTAAAGCACTGGTCGATAGTGATCATTTTGAGGAAAAAGTAAAGAAAATAGGTATGTTTGTCGCCTGA
- a CDS encoding SGNH/GDSL hydrolase family protein: protein MKKNYSTFCCYIISFFVLFFNGALGYGQQVSPFKQGDRVVFLGNSITDGGHYHSYIWLYYMTRFPKMDVMFLNAGIGGDKASDMVKRLDGDVFSKRPTVLVGTFGMNDSGYFEYNGPDADKFADEKVKESFDAFKQMEARFKGLAGTRIVLVGSSPYDETAQIEGNVPFKNKNKAMLRIVDFQKQSATVNKWEFFDFNTSMTALNKQFQQQEPSFTLCGSDRIHPDNDGHMVMAYLFLKAQGWGGKKVAGMTVDAESKRATKVENCQLSNIKKTATGISFDYLAEALPYPMDTVARGWGSKKSQFMATKVIPFINEMNQELLVVNGLQGVHELLIDGEKVGNWSAEEYAKGINLATLDKTPQYQQALRIMYLNEERWEIERRFRDYAWIQYNFFQPKGLLDANNRKSIEILDQHKEKDGWLNAKRDLYSKAMFPEVRQAWQGEMDLLLDIIKDTSTPKKRKITLVKSN from the coding sequence ATGAAAAAAAACTATTCAACTTTTTGCTGTTATATCATCAGTTTCTTTGTTTTATTTTTTAACGGGGCGTTGGGCTATGGTCAACAGGTAAGTCCTTTTAAGCAGGGCGATCGCGTCGTATTCCTAGGCAACAGTATCACCGATGGTGGTCATTATCATTCTTACATTTGGCTATATTATATGACTCGTTTTCCAAAAATGGATGTCATGTTTCTGAATGCAGGTATCGGTGGCGATAAGGCTAGTGATATGGTGAAGAGGTTGGATGGTGACGTATTCAGTAAACGGCCAACTGTACTAGTCGGTACTTTTGGTATGAATGACTCTGGATATTTCGAATATAATGGACCAGATGCCGATAAATTTGCCGATGAAAAAGTAAAAGAGTCATTTGATGCCTTCAAGCAAATGGAAGCTCGCTTTAAAGGGCTCGCCGGTACCCGGATTGTTTTAGTAGGCAGTTCACCGTATGATGAAACGGCACAGATTGAAGGCAATGTACCTTTCAAAAATAAGAATAAGGCCATGTTGCGTATCGTCGATTTTCAAAAGCAATCTGCCACAGTCAATAAATGGGAATTTTTTGACTTCAACACATCGATGACAGCATTAAATAAGCAATTTCAACAACAGGAGCCTAGCTTTACCTTGTGTGGTAGCGATCGTATCCACCCAGACAATGACGGACATATGGTGATGGCCTACCTTTTCCTAAAGGCACAGGGCTGGGGAGGGAAAAAAGTGGCTGGGATGACTGTAGATGCCGAAAGTAAACGTGCGACAAAAGTAGAAAATTGCCAGCTATCCAATATTAAAAAAACAGCGACGGGTATCAGCTTTGATTATTTAGCTGAAGCCTTACCGTATCCCATGGATACGGTCGCACGTGGTTGGGGTAGTAAGAAAAGCCAGTTTATGGCGACCAAAGTAATCCCATTTATTAATGAGATGAATCAAGAATTACTTGTTGTCAATGGATTGCAAGGTGTGCATGAACTATTAATAGACGGTGAGAAAGTCGGGAATTGGTCAGCTGAAGAATATGCGAAGGGTATCAATCTGGCTACCCTCGACAAGACCCCGCAATATCAGCAAGCCTTACGTATTATGTATCTCAATGAAGAACGTTGGGAGATCGAAAGACGTTTTCGGGACTATGCTTGGATTCAATATAATTTCTTTCAGCCTAAGGGGTTGTTGGACGCCAACAATAGAAAATCGATTGAAATTCTGGACCAGCATAAAGAAAAAGATGGTTGGTTGAATGCCAAACGTGATCTTTACAGCAAAGCGATGTTTCCAGAAGTAAGGCAAGCATGGCAAGGCGAGATGGATTTGTTACTGGATATCATCAAAGATACAAGTACCCCAAAGAAACGTAAAATTACATTAGTGAAAAGCAACTAG